One window from the genome of Myripristis murdjan chromosome 6, fMyrMur1.1, whole genome shotgun sequence encodes:
- the mpi gene encoding mannose-6-phosphate isomerase isoform X2: MGAHPKGDAQIKDNRIAQTTLGQWIAHFPGCLGSKVKDTFQGQLPFLFKVLSVNTALSIQAHPNRELATRLHAQFPEHYPDNNHKPEMAIALTRFQGLCGFRPVDEILGFLKFVPEFHALVGNEAAEELRCSMGDAARTSQALKKCFTRMMNCEKKVFVDQLNMLVKRVSEEAAAGKDTSSSNGDLLLRLHSQYPGDIGCFSIYFLNQMVLEPGQAMFLGANEPHAYLCGDCIECMACSDNTVRAGLTPKYIDVNTLCEMLNYSPAPASSKIFPSVQDSSDPCVILYDPPVPDFTVMRIQVPASVKQYTLAPVDCAGILLVIEGDATATSAAAPSDITLRRGTVLFISANESVSLHITSQSGMTMFRACCLL; encoded by the exons ATGGGTGCCCACCCAAAAGGTGACGCCCAGATCAAAGACAACAGGATCGCCCAGACCACCCTGGGCCAATGGATCGCCCACTTCCCTGGCTGCTTGGGCTCCAAAGTCAAAGACACGTTCCAGGGCCAGCTGCCCTTCCTCTTCAAGGTGCTATCTGTCAATACAGCCTTGTCCATACAGGCCCACCCCAACAGG GAGTTGGCCACTCGTCTCCATGCTCAGTTTCCGGAGCATTACCCAGATAACAACCACAAGCCGGAGATGGCCATCGCTCTCACCCGCTTTCAGGGCCTCTGTGGCTTCAGACCTGTGGACGAGATCCTCGGATTCCTTAAAT ttgtCCCAGAGTTCCATGCTTTGGTTGGTAACgaggcagcagaggagctgcGGTGCAGCATGGGAGATGCAGCCCGTACGAGCCAGGCACTGAAGAAGTGCTTCACCAGGATGATGAACTGTGAGAAGAAAGTGTTTGTAGACCAACTCAACATGCTGGTGAAAAGAGTCAGCGAAGAGG CTGCGGCAGGGAAGGACACGTCAAGCAGCAACGGCGATCTGTTGCTCCGCCTCCACTCACAGTACCCTGGTGACATTGGCTGCTTCTCCATCTACTTCCTCAACCAGATGGTGCTGGAACCGGGACAGGCCATGTTCCTGGGAGCCAACGAGCCTCACGCCTACCTCTGTGGAG ACTGTATTGAATGCATGGCCTGCTCAGACAACACAGTGAGGGCCGGCCTGACACCCAAATACATTGATGTGAACACGCTGTGTGAGATGCTGAACTACAGCCCTGCCCCGGCCAGCTCCAAGATCTTTCCGTCCGTGCAGGACTCCTCAGATCCCTGCGTGATCCTGTATGACCCCCCTGTGCCAGACTTCACTGTCATGAGGATACAG GTGCCAGCCTCGGTCAAACAGTACACTTTGGCCCCAGTTGACTGCGCTGGCATCCTCCTGGTTATTGAAGGTGACGCCACAGCAACCTCAGCTGCAGCCCCCTCTGACATCACCCTGAGGCGGGGCACTGTCCTCTTCATCTCGGCCAATGAGAGCGTCTCGCTGCATATCACCTCCCAGTCTGGGATGACCATGTTTCGGGCCTGCTGCCTCCTGTAG
- the mpi gene encoding mannose-6-phosphate isomerase isoform X1, with translation MEEVRVFPLTCAVQNYAWGKVGLDSEVAKLVVGGDPLAVIEEDKPYAELWMGAHPKGDAQIKDNRIAQTTLGQWIAHFPGCLGSKVKDTFQGQLPFLFKVLSVNTALSIQAHPNRELATRLHAQFPEHYPDNNHKPEMAIALTRFQGLCGFRPVDEILGFLKFVPEFHALVGNEAAEELRCSMGDAARTSQALKKCFTRMMNCEKKVFVDQLNMLVKRVSEEAAAGKDTSSSNGDLLLRLHSQYPGDIGCFSIYFLNQMVLEPGQAMFLGANEPHAYLCGDCIECMACSDNTVRAGLTPKYIDVNTLCEMLNYSPAPASSKIFPSVQDSSDPCVILYDPPVPDFTVMRIQVPASVKQYTLAPVDCAGILLVIEGDATATSAAAPSDITLRRGTVLFISANESVSLHITSQSGMTMFRACCLL, from the exons ATGGAGGAAGTAAGAG TATTTCCCCTGACCTGTGCTGTCCAGAACTATGCCTGGGGCAAGGTGGGGCTGGACAGTGAGGTGGCCAAACTGGTGGTTGGAGGAGACCCACTGGCTGTAATAGAGGAGGACAAACCCTATGCAGAG CTGTGGATGGGTGCCCACCCAAAAGGTGACGCCCAGATCAAAGACAACAGGATCGCCCAGACCACCCTGGGCCAATGGATCGCCCACTTCCCTGGCTGCTTGGGCTCCAAAGTCAAAGACACGTTCCAGGGCCAGCTGCCCTTCCTCTTCAAGGTGCTATCTGTCAATACAGCCTTGTCCATACAGGCCCACCCCAACAGG GAGTTGGCCACTCGTCTCCATGCTCAGTTTCCGGAGCATTACCCAGATAACAACCACAAGCCGGAGATGGCCATCGCTCTCACCCGCTTTCAGGGCCTCTGTGGCTTCAGACCTGTGGACGAGATCCTCGGATTCCTTAAAT ttgtCCCAGAGTTCCATGCTTTGGTTGGTAACgaggcagcagaggagctgcGGTGCAGCATGGGAGATGCAGCCCGTACGAGCCAGGCACTGAAGAAGTGCTTCACCAGGATGATGAACTGTGAGAAGAAAGTGTTTGTAGACCAACTCAACATGCTGGTGAAAAGAGTCAGCGAAGAGG CTGCGGCAGGGAAGGACACGTCAAGCAGCAACGGCGATCTGTTGCTCCGCCTCCACTCACAGTACCCTGGTGACATTGGCTGCTTCTCCATCTACTTCCTCAACCAGATGGTGCTGGAACCGGGACAGGCCATGTTCCTGGGAGCCAACGAGCCTCACGCCTACCTCTGTGGAG ACTGTATTGAATGCATGGCCTGCTCAGACAACACAGTGAGGGCCGGCCTGACACCCAAATACATTGATGTGAACACGCTGTGTGAGATGCTGAACTACAGCCCTGCCCCGGCCAGCTCCAAGATCTTTCCGTCCGTGCAGGACTCCTCAGATCCCTGCGTGATCCTGTATGACCCCCCTGTGCCAGACTTCACTGTCATGAGGATACAG GTGCCAGCCTCGGTCAAACAGTACACTTTGGCCCCAGTTGACTGCGCTGGCATCCTCCTGGTTATTGAAGGTGACGCCACAGCAACCTCAGCTGCAGCCCCCTCTGACATCACCCTGAGGCGGGGCACTGTCCTCTTCATCTCGGCCAATGAGAGCGTCTCGCTGCATATCACCTCCCAGTCTGGGATGACCATGTTTCGGGCCTGCTGCCTCCTGTAG
- the LOC115360351 gene encoding uncharacterized protein LOC115360351 gives MQKAGGGASPQLSLVFFDLETTGLGPSCEIVQLAAVSGGHSLNLYTIPRCQMQPGAARVTGFRVRRQRLYLHRRPVLTNSLKEVLVSFIAFLHMFGRPLLVGHNIRRFDCLVLARVLDELDLRAKFQSSVSGCLDTLPVAREMLKDHGLQSFRQENLVREVLGLSYKAHDALEDVRALQMLYSVLQPVSELVSRHTFYLENIENKPPAKAKVPCKPAGQRPLWEHFRQALKVTESTEEDRARELDT, from the exons ATGCAGAAAGCAGGGGGAGGTGCAAGTCCTCAGCTGTCTCTGGTTTTCTTTGACTTGGAGACAACCGGGTTAG GTCCAAGTTGTGAGATCGTCCAGCTGGCTGCAGTGAGTGGTGGCCACTCCCTCAACCTGTACACCATCCCTCGGTGTCAAATGCAGCCTGGAGCAGCCAGGGTGACTGGCTTCAGGGTCCGCAGACAGAGGCTGTACCTTCATCGCCGACCGGTCCTCACCAACTCCCTCAAAGAGGTCCTGGTGTCTTTCATAGCCTTCCTCCACATGTTTGGACGACCCCTCCTTGTAGGCCACAACATTCGCCGCTTCGACTGTCTGGTCTTGGCTCGCGTGCTTGACGAACTGGACCTGAGGGCCAAGTTCCAGTCGTCAGTCTCAGGCTGCTTAGATACCCTTCCAGTAGCCCGTGAGATGTTGAAGGACCACGGCTTGCAGAGTTTTCGACAGGAGAACTTGGTCAGGGAGGTGTTGGGTTTGAGCTACAAGGCCCACGATGCTTTAGAGGATGTACGAGCACTGCAGATGCTGTACAGCGTGCTTCAGCCTGTGTCAGAGCTGGTTAGCAGGCATACGTTCTATCTGGAGAACATAGAAAACAAGCCACCTGCCAAAGCTAAGGTGCCCTGTAAGCCAGCAGGGCAGCGCCCTCTGTGGGAGCACTTCAGACAGGCACTGAAGGTCACAGAGAGCACAGAAGAGGACCGTGCCAGAGAACTGGATACCTAA